In a genomic window of Brassica rapa cultivar Chiifu-401-42 chromosome A10, CAAS_Brap_v3.01, whole genome shotgun sequence:
- the LOC103847338 gene encoding probable F-box protein At5g04010, translating to MSLSTSVVVARVLSSSTAVKRKREDEIPRDKPMPMAMHKENDEQPPPPSWEVLNAISHYMDPETLAVASCVSTTWLKCFSSENLWKSIMTARSSQRSCPYEIALEHTEGGIISYKRLVSAVERDAKRRRKGQLEEAVKISLSDLSFIIHVSTKTKKASVYKKGKDLVFDPNDKFQIEVDVSKAGITAGEDEVRVTWQIMYKEKFFTVADTVRSLDTKYGWFVDKLEYKDNRKLVGDVKTSFKEDVLEKIGFAIVDSDGWGSLLVDGFLRYLQRFLLE from the coding sequence ATGTCTCTCTCTACCTCCGTTGTTGTTGCACGTGTATTGTCCTCTTCCACCGCCGTGAAACGCAAACGCGAAGACGAGATCCCTCGAGATAAACCCATGCCTATGGCTATGCATAAAGAAAACGACGAGCAACCGCCTCCTCCATCTTGGGAGGTTCTAAACGCTATTAGTCATTACATGGACCCTGAGACTCTCGCCGTCGCCTCTTGCGTCTCGACCACGTGGCTAAAGTGTTTCTCCTCGGAGAATCTATGGAAGTCCATCATGACCGCGCGGTCCTCACAACGCTCTTGTCCATACGAGATTGCCTTGGAACACACGGAAGGGGGCATCATCTCGTACAAACGCCTCGTCTCCGCCGTTGAAAGAGACGCGAAACGTAGACGCAAAGGTCAGCTCGAGGAAGCCGTCAAGATATCACTCTCTGATCTCAGCTTCATCATCCACGTGTCAACTAAAACAAAGAAAGCGTCGGTTTACAAAAAGGGTAAAGATCTCGTGTTTGATCCTAACGACAAGTTTCAGATTGAAGTCGACGTAAGCAAGGCTGGTATCACTGCAGGGGAGGATGAGGTAAGAGTGACGTGGCAGATTATGTACAAGGAGAAGTTCTTCACGGTGGCAGATACTGTAAGATCGTTGGACACGAAGTATGGGTGGTTCGTTGATAAGCTGGAGTATAAAGATAACCGTAAGCTGGTAGGCGACGTTAAGACGAGTTTTAAGGAGGATGTTCTTGAGAAGATTGGATTTGCGATAGTAGATTCGGATGGTTGGGGATCTCTGTTAGTTGACGGGTTTTTGAGGTATCTTCAACGGTTTTTGTTGGAATAA
- the LOC103847340 gene encoding uncharacterized protein LOC103847340 isoform X2 has translation MNQIDSDVSNGKGKEPRVISPGGSKTEERQSQSVTNQIDMCQDGKEQPHGEVNMEASISAEDVIRAGGFGAKDDIGSFLPVASDSTDFEESLRSARDYEEAQPEVQRPGLGWPKE, from the exons ATGAATCAAATTGACTCGGATGTCTCTAATG GTAAAGGAAAAGAGCCGAGGGTAATATCTCCGGGAGGATCCAAGACCGAAGAGAGGCAAAGTCAGAGTGTTACTAATCAGATTGACATGTGTCAAGATGGTAAAGAGCAACCTCATGGAGAAGTGAACATGGAAGCTTCCATATCAGCAGAAGATGTGATAAGAGCTGGAGGGTTTGGTGCTAAAGACGACATTGGAAGCTTCCTTCCCGTGGCAAGTGATTCGACTGACTTTGAGGAATCACTCCGCTCTGCACGTGACTACGAAGAAGCTCAACCGGAAGTTCAAAGACCTGGTCTTGGCTGGCCTAAAGAGTAA
- the LOC103847340 gene encoding uncharacterized protein LOC103847340 isoform X1, with the protein MNQIDSDVSNGAGKGKEPRVISPGGSKTEERQSQSVTNQIDMCQDGKEQPHGEVNMEASISAEDVIRAGGFGAKDDIGSFLPVASDSTDFEESLRSARDYEEAQPEVQRPGLGWPKE; encoded by the exons ATGAATCAAATTGACTCGGATGTCTCTAATG GTGCAGGTAAAGGAAAAGAGCCGAGGGTAATATCTCCGGGAGGATCCAAGACCGAAGAGAGGCAAAGTCAGAGTGTTACTAATCAGATTGACATGTGTCAAGATGGTAAAGAGCAACCTCATGGAGAAGTGAACATGGAAGCTTCCATATCAGCAGAAGATGTGATAAGAGCTGGAGGGTTTGGTGCTAAAGACGACATTGGAAGCTTCCTTCCCGTGGCAAGTGATTCGACTGACTTTGAGGAATCACTCCGCTCTGCACGTGACTACGAAGAAGCTCAACCGGAAGTTCAAAGACCTGGTCTTGGCTGGCCTAAAGAGTAA